One genomic window of Bradyrhizobium sp. CCGE-LA001 includes the following:
- a CDS encoding 6,7-dimethyl-8-ribityllumazine synthase: MNQMLQDPQTATVQAETLQAETSQAEIEVGQPPVPKGPATEHPRFAKPQRVAFVQACWHRDVVEEARIAFMREAEARHLTHVDVFEVPGSFEIPLHAQVLAKTRRYTAIVAAGLVVDGGIYRHEFVADTVIKALMDVQLRTEVPVFSAVLTPQQFHETEVHYDFFRRHFAIKGVEVAAACAETLLGLERLRGQVAAGIVG; encoded by the coding sequence ATGAATCAGATGTTGCAAGATCCCCAAACCGCAACTGTACAAGCCGAAACTTTACAAGCCGAAACGTCCCAAGCCGAAATTGAAGTAGGCCAACCGCCGGTTCCGAAAGGACCTGCGACCGAGCACCCGCGCTTCGCAAAGCCGCAGCGGGTGGCCTTCGTGCAGGCCTGCTGGCACCGCGACGTGGTCGAAGAGGCCCGCATCGCCTTCATGAGGGAGGCCGAGGCGCGGCACCTCACCCATGTCGACGTGTTCGAGGTGCCCGGCTCGTTCGAGATTCCGCTGCACGCACAGGTCCTCGCCAAGACGCGGCGCTACACCGCCATCGTCGCGGCCGGCCTCGTCGTCGACGGCGGCATCTACCGCCACGAGTTCGTCGCCGACACCGTGATCAAGGCGCTGATGGACGTGCAGCTGCGCACCGAGGTGCCGGTGTTCTCGGCCGTGCTGACGCCGCAGCAATTCCACGAGACCGAGGTGCATTACGACTTCTTCCGCAGGCATTTTGCCATCAAGGGCGTCGAAGTCGCGGCCGCCTGTGCCGAGACATTGCTCGGCCTCGAACGCCTGCGTGGCCAGGTCGCCGCGGGAATCGTGGGGTAG
- a CDS encoding D-alanine--D-alanine ligase family protein: MRRLRILVLMHPDFLPPDSSDGYSAQEINTWKTEYDVVNTLRAAGHEVRALGAQDEIKPVREAIEEFKPHVVFTLLEEFHNNVAYDQHIASYLELMKVAYTGCNPRGLILARGKDLSKTLVHHRRIAAPAFAVFPMRRKVKRPTRLALPLIVKSLNMDGSFGISQASIVDTDEKLAERVAFIHERVESAAIAEQFIEGRELYVGVLGNNRLRVLPVWELKFGSMGGRRSRHIATEKAKHDTDYQEKVGIVDGPAKDLAPEVTARIQRAAKRIYRALGLDGYARIDFRLAADGTPYFIEANPNPEIAKSQEFATAAQHAGLEYPDLLHRILTLGISRAKAGVSLG, encoded by the coding sequence ATGAGACGCCTCCGTATTCTGGTGCTGATGCATCCGGACTTCCTGCCGCCGGACTCGAGCGACGGATACAGCGCGCAGGAAATCAACACGTGGAAAACGGAATACGATGTCGTGAACACCCTGCGCGCGGCCGGCCACGAGGTTCGCGCCCTCGGCGCCCAGGACGAGATCAAGCCGGTGCGCGAGGCGATCGAGGAGTTCAAGCCGCACGTGGTGTTTACGTTGCTGGAAGAATTCCACAACAACGTCGCCTATGACCAGCACATCGCGAGCTATCTCGAACTGATGAAGGTCGCTTATACTGGGTGCAACCCGCGCGGCCTGATCCTGGCGCGCGGCAAGGATCTGTCGAAGACGCTGGTGCATCATCGCCGGATCGCGGCGCCGGCTTTCGCCGTCTTCCCGATGCGCCGCAAGGTGAAACGTCCGACGCGTCTTGCGCTGCCGCTGATCGTCAAGAGCCTGAACATGGACGGCTCGTTCGGCATCTCGCAGGCCTCGATCGTCGATACCGACGAGAAGCTCGCCGAACGCGTCGCATTCATCCACGAGCGGGTCGAATCCGCGGCCATCGCCGAGCAGTTCATCGAGGGGCGGGAGCTCTATGTCGGCGTGCTCGGCAATAACCGGCTACGTGTCCTGCCGGTTTGGGAGCTGAAATTCGGCAGCATGGGCGGACGCAGGTCTCGGCACATCGCCACGGAGAAAGCCAAGCACGACACCGATTATCAGGAGAAGGTCGGCATCGTCGACGGGCCGGCGAAGGATCTAGCGCCCGAAGTGACCGCACGCATCCAGCGCGCCGCGAAACGCATCTACCGGGCGCTTGGCCTCGACGGCTACGCGCGCATCGATTTCCGTCTCGCCGCCGATGGTACGCCGTATTTCATCGAGGCCAATCCTAACCCCGAGATCGCGAAGAGCCAGGAATTCGCCACGGCCGCCCAGCATGCCGGGCTCGAATACCCCGACCTCCTGCACCGCATCCTGACCCTCGGGATCAGCCGGGCGAAGGCCGGTGTGTCGTTGGGCTGA
- a CDS encoding putative zinc-binding metallopeptidase, translated as MPRRKFAWEKLSDDALLKQRLRSLRVTVEGTWLEDCVGTLYEELEERGIRLRPHTWISSEWFSPGDVPGIAIPFYLAHPRLMKLEKKMMFDVEGGTWRECMAILRHEAGHALQHGYQLQRRRRWQQLFGPSSKHYPRYYRPNPASRRYVQHLRLWYAQSHPDEDFAETFAVWLRPRSNWRTRYAGWPALKKLEYVDELMGEIAGKRPQITTRERVDPLSRLSQTLEEHYKKKQAFYAFSPPKTYDRDLSRLFSADPRHHRSTPASSLIRRHRAQIRQLVARWTGENQLTLDAVLDEMISRCRDLDLRAVGPEQKLVLDFIVLVTAKTMHALFGPSRRKWIAL; from the coding sequence ATGCCACGCCGGAAATTTGCTTGGGAAAAGCTGTCGGATGATGCGTTGCTCAAGCAACGTCTCCGCAGCCTGAGGGTAACGGTCGAAGGCACCTGGCTGGAGGACTGCGTCGGCACGCTCTACGAGGAGCTCGAAGAGCGTGGCATCCGGCTGCGGCCGCACACATGGATTTCGAGCGAATGGTTCAGTCCGGGCGACGTGCCCGGGATCGCCATCCCCTTCTACCTCGCCCATCCGCGCCTGATGAAGCTCGAGAAGAAGATGATGTTCGACGTCGAGGGCGGAACCTGGCGCGAGTGCATGGCCATCCTCCGTCACGAAGCCGGGCACGCCTTGCAGCACGGTTACCAGTTGCAGCGGCGGCGGCGTTGGCAGCAGCTGTTCGGCCCGTCGTCGAAACACTACCCGCGCTATTACCGGCCCAATCCTGCAAGCCGGCGTTACGTCCAGCACCTTCGGCTCTGGTATGCGCAGAGCCATCCGGACGAAGATTTCGCCGAGACCTTTGCGGTGTGGCTGCGGCCGCGCTCGAACTGGCGAACGCGATATGCCGGCTGGCCGGCGCTGAAGAAGCTCGAATATGTCGACGAGCTGATGGGCGAGATCGCGGGAAAGCGGCCGCAGATCACGACGCGGGAGCGTGTCGATCCCCTGAGTCGGCTCAGCCAGACACTCGAAGAGCACTACAAGAAGAAGCAGGCGTTCTATGCGTTCTCGCCGCCGAAGACCTACGACAGGGACCTCTCCCGGCTGTTTTCAGCCGATCCGCGGCACCATCGGTCAACGCCGGCCTCGAGCCTGATCAGGCGGCACCGCGCCCAGATCAGGCAACTGGTTGCGCGCTGGACGGGTGAGAACCAGCTCACGCTCGATGCGGTGCTTGACGAGATGATCTCCCGCTGCCGCGATCTCGATTTGCGGGCCGTTGGCCCCGAACAGAAGCTCGTTCTCGATTTCATCGTCCTCGTGACCGCCAAGACGATGCACGCGCTGTTTGGCCCGTCTCGGCGCAAATGGATCGCGCTATGA
- a CDS encoding ribose-phosphate pyrophosphokinase, with the protein MSAKNGSIKLVAGNSNPALAQAIAQGLNMPLTKAVVRRFADMEIFVEVQENIRGSDAFIIQSTSFPANDNLMELLIITDALRRSSARRITAVIPYFGYARQDRRSGSRTPISAKLVANLISHAGVDRVMTLDLHAGQIQGFFDIPTDNLFAAPLMVRDIRERFDLGKVMVVSPDVGGVARARGLAKRINTPLAIVDKRRERPGESEVMNVIGDVSGYSCILVDDIVDSGGTLVNAADALLAKGAKDVYAYITHGVLSGGAAARISGSKLKELVITDSILPTEAVTKAPNIRTLPIASLISDAIARTAAEESVSSLFD; encoded by the coding sequence ATGTCGGCCAAAAACGGCTCCATCAAGCTCGTCGCCGGCAACTCCAATCCGGCTCTGGCCCAAGCCATCGCGCAGGGCCTCAACATGCCGCTGACCAAAGCGGTGGTCCGGCGCTTCGCCGACATGGAGATCTTCGTCGAGGTCCAGGAGAACATCCGCGGCTCGGATGCCTTCATCATCCAGTCGACGTCGTTTCCGGCGAACGACAATCTGATGGAGCTCTTGATCATCACCGACGCGCTGCGCCGCTCCTCGGCGCGCCGCATCACCGCAGTGATCCCCTATTTCGGCTATGCCAGGCAGGACCGCCGCTCCGGCTCGCGCACGCCGATCTCGGCCAAGCTCGTCGCCAATCTGATCAGCCATGCCGGCGTCGACCGCGTCATGACGCTCGACCTGCATGCCGGCCAGATTCAGGGCTTCTTCGACATCCCGACCGACAATTTGTTCGCCGCCCCCCTGATGGTGCGCGACATCCGCGAACGTTTCGACCTCGGCAAGGTGATGGTGGTCTCGCCCGACGTCGGCGGCGTGGCCCGCGCCCGCGGCCTCGCCAAGCGCATCAACACCCCACTCGCGATCGTCGACAAGCGCCGCGAGCGTCCCGGTGAATCCGAAGTCATGAACGTGATCGGCGACGTCTCCGGCTACAGCTGCATCCTGGTCGACGACATCGTCGATTCCGGCGGCACGCTGGTGAATGCGGCCGACGCGCTGCTCGCCAAGGGCGCCAAGGACGTCTACGCCTACATCACCCACGGCGTGCTCTCCGGCGGCGCGGCCGCACGCATCTCCGGCTCCAAGCTGAAGGAGCTCGTGATCACCGACTCGATCCTGCCGACCGAGGCGGTGACCAAGGCACCGAACATCCGCACGCTTCCGATCGCCAGCCTGATCTCCGACGCGATCGCGCGCACGGCGGCGGAAGAGTCGGTGTCGAGCCTGTTCGACTGA
- the pgeF gene encoding peptidoglycan editing factor PgeF produces MTLTSSLLSAVPGLRHAFFTREGGVSSGIYSALNGGLGSNDDQALVAENRRRMAEHVGVAPERFLSLHQIHSPDVRVAETPWPSGPRPKGDALVTRTPGIALGVSTADCGPVLFVDPNAGVIGGAHAGWKGALSGVLEATIAAMEKLGATRGGIIAAIGPLIRQESYEVGNEFVTRFIEADAENAVFFIPSVREGHAMFDLAGFIRKRLEAAGILMIDDLGLDTYADERFFSYRRSVHRKEPDYGRHIHAIALEA; encoded by the coding sequence ATGACCCTCACTTCCTCGCTGCTGTCGGCGGTGCCCGGCCTGCGCCATGCCTTCTTCACCCGCGAGGGCGGTGTCTCCAGCGGCATCTATTCGGCGCTCAACGGCGGGCTCGGCTCCAACGACGACCAGGCTCTCGTCGCGGAGAATCGCCGCCGCATGGCCGAGCATGTCGGCGTCGCGCCGGAGCGCTTCCTCAGCCTGCACCAAATCCATTCGCCCGACGTGCGCGTCGCCGAAACTCCCTGGCCGAGCGGGCCGCGGCCAAAGGGCGATGCGCTCGTGACAAGGACACCCGGCATCGCTCTCGGCGTTTCCACCGCCGATTGCGGACCGGTGCTGTTCGTCGATCCCAATGCGGGCGTGATCGGCGGCGCGCATGCCGGCTGGAAGGGCGCGCTGAGCGGCGTGCTCGAAGCAACGATCGCCGCGATGGAGAAACTCGGTGCCACCCGCGGCGGCATCATCGCCGCGATCGGCCCGCTGATCCGGCAGGAGAGCTACGAGGTCGGCAACGAGTTCGTCACGCGCTTCATCGAAGCGGATGCGGAGAATGCCGTGTTCTTCATCCCGTCGGTGCGCGAGGGCCATGCGATGTTCGATCTCGCCGGCTTCATCCGCAAGCGGCTCGAAGCCGCCGGCATCCTGATGATCGACGATCTCGGCCTCGATACTTATGCGGACGAACGCTTCTTCAGCTATCGCCGCTCGGTGCATCGCAAGGAGCCGGATTACGGCCGCCACATTCACGCGATCGCACTCGAAGCGTGA
- a CDS encoding class I SAM-dependent methyltransferase → MSDQPLLNEIKALIKSSGPMPVWRYMELCLMHPRYGYYVSRDPLGREGDFTTAPEVSQMFGELLGLWTASVWKQMGSPQFLRLIELGPGRGTMMADALRALRVLPPLYQALHIHLVEVNPVLRERQSATLANVRNIAWHDSIDEVPEGPSIILANEYFDVLPIHQMVRLEDGWHERVIEIDPNGKLQFGTAPEPTPRFDVLLPPLVRAAPIGAVFEWRPDGEIMKLATRVRDQDGAALIIDYGHLRSDAGDTFQAIARHTFTDPLKAPGQADVTAHVDFQALARAAEDVGARVHGPVTQGDFLKRVGIDTRAAALMQKATPEVATDISVALKRLTDTGRSGMGSMFKVIGISEPQLTGLAGLSDLEQAGGQ, encoded by the coding sequence GTGTCCGACCAGCCGCTACTCAACGAGATCAAGGCGCTGATCAAATCCTCAGGCCCGATGCCGGTCTGGCGGTACATGGAACTGTGCCTGATGCATCCGCGCTACGGCTATTACGTCTCGCGCGATCCGCTCGGGCGCGAGGGCGACTTCACCACCGCGCCCGAGGTCAGCCAGATGTTCGGCGAGCTCCTGGGGTTGTGGACCGCCTCGGTGTGGAAGCAGATGGGCTCGCCGCAATTCCTGCGGCTGATCGAGCTCGGTCCCGGCCGCGGCACCATGATGGCCGATGCGCTGCGCGCCTTGCGCGTGCTGCCGCCACTCTATCAGGCGCTTCACATCCACTTGGTGGAGGTCAACCCGGTGCTGCGCGAGCGGCAGAGCGCGACGCTGGCGAACGTGCGCAACATCGCCTGGCACGACAGCATCGACGAGGTGCCGGAAGGACCGAGCATCATCCTCGCCAACGAATATTTCGACGTGCTGCCGATCCACCAGATGGTTCGACTCGAGGACGGCTGGCACGAGCGCGTGATCGAGATCGATCCCAACGGCAAGCTTCAGTTCGGCACGGCGCCCGAGCCGACGCCGCGCTTCGACGTGCTGCTGCCGCCCTTGGTGCGCGCCGCCCCGATCGGCGCCGTGTTCGAATGGCGGCCCGACGGCGAGATCATGAAGCTTGCAACGCGCGTGCGTGACCAGGATGGCGCAGCGCTGATCATTGACTACGGCCATCTGCGCAGCGATGCCGGCGACACCTTCCAGGCGATCGCGCGCCACACTTTCACCGATCCGCTCAAGGCACCGGGTCAGGCCGACGTCACTGCTCATGTCGATTTTCAGGCGCTGGCGCGTGCGGCGGAGGATGTCGGCGCACGTGTGCACGGTCCGGTGACGCAAGGCGACTTCCTCAAGCGTGTCGGCATCGACACCCGCGCGGCGGCCTTGATGCAGAAGGCGACGCCTGAAGTCGCCACCGACATCTCAGTGGCGCTCAAGCGCCTGACCGATACCGGGCGCAGCGGCATGGGCTCGATGTTCAAGGTGATCGGCATCTCCGAGCCGCAGCTGACGGGTCTCGCCGGCCTCAGCGATCTCGAACAGGCCGGAGGCCAATGA
- the lgt gene encoding prolipoprotein diacylglyceryl transferase: MPFLLIDFPAFKPIALEIGPFAIRWYALAYICGIVFGWLYARSLLKKERLWGGPAPMSLVQIDDFILWVTLGIILGGRTGYVLFYNLPFFVEHPAAMFKLWEGGMSFHGGFLGCVVAVMWFAYRNGISILSLGDITTAVAPIGLLLGRIANFINGELWGRATDASLPWAMIFPNDPTHLPRHPSQLYQAGMEGLLLFTVLAVMIRFGALKRPGMILGAFILVYGLARIAGEHFREPDAQLGFLWGGLTMGMLLSIPMLIVGLILIVWAVRRGAPKPIEAVS, encoded by the coding sequence ATGCCCTTTCTTCTCATCGACTTTCCTGCCTTCAAGCCCATCGCGCTCGAGATCGGTCCTTTCGCGATCCGCTGGTACGCGCTGGCCTATATCTGCGGCATCGTGTTCGGCTGGCTCTATGCGCGCTCGCTGCTGAAGAAGGAGCGCCTCTGGGGCGGCCCCGCGCCGATGTCGCTGGTGCAGATCGACGACTTCATCCTCTGGGTCACGCTCGGCATCATCCTGGGCGGCCGCACCGGCTATGTGCTGTTCTACAACCTGCCCTTCTTCGTCGAGCATCCCGCCGCGATGTTCAAATTGTGGGAGGGCGGCATGTCGTTCCACGGCGGCTTCCTAGGCTGTGTCGTCGCGGTGATGTGGTTTGCCTATCGCAACGGCATCTCGATCCTGTCGCTGGGCGACATCACCACCGCGGTCGCGCCGATCGGGCTGCTGCTCGGCCGGATCGCCAATTTCATCAATGGCGAATTGTGGGGCCGCGCCACCGATGCGAGCCTGCCCTGGGCGATGATCTTTCCCAACGACCCCACACATTTGCCGCGCCATCCGAGCCAGCTTTACCAGGCCGGCATGGAGGGCCTCCTCCTCTTCACCGTGCTCGCGGTCATGATCCGCTTCGGTGCCTTGAAGCGGCCCGGCATGATCCTCGGCGCCTTCATCCTGGTCTATGGCCTGGCCCGCATCGCCGGCGAGCATTTCCGCGAGCCGGACGCGCAGCTCGGATTCCTCTGGGGCGGATTAACCATGGGCATGCTGTTGTCGATCCCGATGCTTATCGTAGGCCTCATACTTATTGTATGGGCTGTCAGGCGCGGTGCGCCGAAGCCAATCGAGGCCGTCAGTTAA
- a CDS encoding accessory factor UbiK family protein produces MTQTNNRFFDEIGRLMNDAAGAAQGVKREFDTVMRTQAEKFLRDMDLVKREEFEAVKDMARLAREENETLKARIAALEAKLGGAPTP; encoded by the coding sequence ATGACCCAGACCAACAACCGGTTTTTCGACGAGATCGGCCGCCTGATGAACGATGCCGCCGGCGCCGCCCAGGGCGTCAAGCGCGAGTTCGACACGGTGATGCGCACCCAGGCGGAAAAATTCCTGCGCGACATGGATCTGGTTAAGCGCGAGGAGTTCGAGGCGGTCAAGGACATGGCCCGCCTCGCCCGCGAGGAGAATGAAACCCTGAAGGCGCGGATCGCCGCGCTGGAGGCGAAGCTCGGCGGCGCGCCGACGCCCTGA
- a CDS encoding 50S ribosomal protein L25/general stress protein Ctc: MATTVKELKATARPKSGKGAARAERRAGRVPGVIYGNNQPPVTISIEDRELRQRILAGRFLTTLVDIELEGKKHRVIPRDYHLDPVKDFPIHVDFMRLGEGATIRISVPLHVVKAETSPGVKRGGTVNIVAHAIELECGVESIPQYIEADVGSLEIGHSLHLADVKLPAGVKALTREDATLVTIVPPSGYAEEQKAAAAAAAGGAAPAAGAAAPAAAAPAAGAAAPAAAAKAPAGDKKK; this comes from the coding sequence ATGGCGACGACCGTCAAGGAATTGAAGGCGACCGCGCGTCCGAAGAGCGGCAAGGGGGCCGCCCGGGCTGAGCGTCGCGCCGGCAGAGTGCCCGGAGTGATCTACGGCAACAACCAGCCCCCCGTCACGATCTCGATTGAGGATCGTGAGCTGCGCCAGCGCATCCTCGCCGGCCGGTTCCTGACCACGCTGGTCGACATCGAGCTCGAGGGCAAGAAGCACCGCGTGATCCCGCGCGACTATCACCTCGATCCGGTCAAGGACTTCCCAATCCATGTCGACTTCATGCGGCTCGGCGAAGGCGCCACCATCCGCATCAGCGTGCCCCTGCACGTGGTGAAGGCGGAAACGTCCCCGGGCGTGAAGCGCGGCGGCACCGTCAACATCGTCGCCCACGCCATCGAGCTCGAATGCGGTGTCGAGAGCATCCCGCAATACATCGAGGCCGACGTCGGTTCGCTGGAAATCGGCCACTCGCTGCATCTGGCGGACGTCAAGCTGCCGGCCGGCGTGAAGGCGCTGACCCGCGAGGACGCGACCCTCGTCACCATCGTGCCGCCCTCAGGCTACGCCGAAGAGCAGAAGGCCGCAGCTGCGGCGGCTGCTGGTGGCGCGGCTCCGGCTGCGGGTGCTGCAGCTCCTGCTGCGGCGGCTCCGGCTGCG